One genomic segment of Candidatus Cloacimonadota bacterium includes these proteins:
- a CDS encoding nucleotide kinase produces MTKKLLIINGTLGVGKTAVCEKLYKKLENSIWLDGDWCWMMNPFKVTEENKRMVEDNITHLLKNFLKNPTFEYVIFSWIIHQEYIYKILLNKLQSTNFELKKITLMCSENELLKRMKRGKRSDEEIRKSIEYLKSYPEHDSIKIETSDISVDETVEMVLDVL; encoded by the coding sequence ATGACAAAAAAACTATTAATCATCAACGGAACTCTCGGAGTGGGAAAAACAGCAGTCTGCGAAAAATTGTATAAAAAACTCGAAAACAGCATCTGGCTCGATGGAGATTGGTGCTGGATGATGAATCCATTCAAAGTGACGGAAGAAAACAAGAGGATGGTTGAGGATAATATCACTCATCTTCTAAAAAATTTCCTGAAAAATCCAACCTTTGAGTATGTGATCTTCAGTTGGATAATCCATCAGGAATATATTTATAAGATTTTATTGAATAAACTCCAGTCAACCAATTTCGAATTGAAGAAAATCACCTTGATGTGTTCAGAAAATGAACTTCTAAAGAGAATGAAAAGAGGTAAAAGAAGTGATGAAGAAATCAGGAAAAGTATCGAATATCTGAAATCATATCCGGAACATGATTCAATCAAAATTGAGACTTCAGATATTTCAGTAGATGAAACTGTTGAGATGGTTTTAGATGTTTTGTAA